A window from Polyangium spumosum encodes these proteins:
- a CDS encoding HU family DNA-binding protein has product MATKKSAGGGAKKSLSKSALIQAITEAAGDEISRKQVKSVLESLVTVGHRELKKSGVFTLPGFAKFRVVKRPATKARQGINPFTKQPMTFPAKPASKSVRARPIKAIKDALA; this is encoded by the coding sequence ATGGCGACCAAGAAGAGTGCTGGGGGCGGGGCGAAGAAGTCGTTGAGCAAGAGCGCTCTGATCCAGGCGATCACGGAGGCTGCTGGGGACGAGATCTCCCGCAAGCAGGTCAAGAGTGTGCTCGAGTCTCTGGTCACGGTCGGGCACCGTGAGCTGAAGAAGTCGGGCGTCTTCACGCTGCCGGGCTTTGCGAAGTTCCGGGTGGTGAAGCGGCCGGCGACGAAGGCCCGCCAGGGGATCAACCCCTTCACCAAGCAGCCGATGACCTTCCCGGCGAAGCCCGCCAGCAAGTCGGTGCGTGCGCGCCCGATCAAGGCGATCAAGGACGCTCTCGCCTGA